The genomic DNA AGGTTGACAAACAATTCGATATCGCAATGGCTAATTATGAATATAAACTCCCTGAAAAACAGATGGTCATCCAGAAGGGTGATACGGTACGGTTCAATGTTGAATCAAAGGATTTAACTTATGGGTTCGGGCTATTCAGGGATGATGGGACAATGGTATTCCAGATGCAGGTAGTTCCGGGGCAAAAGAATGATCTGGTGTGGAAATTCGACAAGCCCGGTAATTTCTCTGTCCGGTCTACTGAATACTCCGGCCCAAGGGGTGCAGACCTTTTGGCAAAGAATGTAGTAACCGTTCTGCCTGAGCCGGCCGTAGCTCAGAATAACCGTACTATGTAAACAACAACAATGCTGAAACATAGCATCATATTTAAGGAGAAGAAATGTTACAGGTAGATCAGTTAACCCCTTTACAAAGATTATCCCTTCGTTTTGCAGTCGTATCATTATTATTTTATGGTCTGGCCATCCTCGAAGGCATAATAATGCGGGGACATCAGATAAATTATGATTTGATGACAACCCCACACTACTTTGCCGTAATGGAGGCCCATCCCATGGTGGGCATATTCGGGAGCAGTTTCATGCTTGCATTCGGGGCATTTTATTTTCTTGTGCCTACAGTTTTGAAAAAGTCCCTCTATAGCCACAGGCTCGCTGAATGGACTTGGATACTAATGTCAGTCGGTGTCGGCATTATCTGGATAAGCGCCTTTGTCTTCCGGTTCTCTGCCCTATACACAAACTACTGGCCGCTTCCTGTATCCAAAGAATTCTCCCCATTAGGTCTTGCTACCTTTGCCGTGGGAAACACTATCCTTATGGCCGGCGTATTAGCA from Nitrospirota bacterium includes the following:
- a CDS encoding cytochrome C oxidase subunit II translates to MIDSIDVFSLLKVVYVIYVAIVFSLIGMFTLGLTAKKKISPGFTIPFYAWLTLLVCVGVGLHLYTYHKIPWVKWDISRNSIKVDKQFDIAMANYEYKLPEKQMVIQKGDTVRFNVESKDLTYGFGLFRDDGTMVFQMQVVPGQKNDLVWKFDKPGNFSVRSTEYSGPRGADLLAKNVVTVLPEPAVAQNNRTM